In Nitrospira sp., the following proteins share a genomic window:
- a CDS encoding FtsX-like permease family protein yields MGAFILLTVTTAFRILGRNRLRAGLTVLGIVIGVGAVIAMTSIGEGAKAVVRSQVASMGTNVIIILPGATTTGGVRGGQGSGVTLTVADALDLKKRVPLLTDTAWGKRDVMQIVYGNKNWNAPVNGISPSYLMVRDWLFASGVPFTQMDMDVAARVALVGQTVVGNLFEPGEEPVGATIRLKNVPFTVIGVLSPKGQSAQGTDQDDIVFIPFTTAERKVLGTQFLGSIGAIFASTDRTEDLPEADAQIREVLRARHRLQPEQADDFTIRTQVDIASVQEGTGQTLTVMMFAIASISLLVGGIGIMNILLVSVTERTREIGVRMAVGAKRRHILLQFLIEAMTLSLFGGLLGIVMGVLSARMTTAIAGWPTIISVESIVSAFAFSLVVGLFFGLYPANKASRLNPIDALRYE; encoded by the coding sequence ATGGGCGCGTTCATTCTGCTCACCGTCACCACGGCCTTTCGTATTCTCGGACGTAATCGCCTGCGCGCTGGCCTCACGGTGTTGGGTATCGTGATCGGCGTCGGCGCGGTCATCGCCATGACCAGCATCGGCGAAGGCGCCAAGGCCGTCGTGCGCTCGCAGGTGGCCAGCATGGGGACCAACGTCATCATCATCCTGCCCGGCGCCACGACGACGGGCGGCGTGCGCGGCGGGCAGGGTAGCGGAGTGACGCTCACCGTGGCCGACGCGCTGGACTTGAAAAAACGGGTCCCGCTACTGACCGATACAGCTTGGGGTAAGCGGGACGTGATGCAGATTGTCTACGGCAACAAGAACTGGAATGCGCCGGTCAATGGGATTTCTCCCAGCTATCTGATGGTGCGGGATTGGTTGTTTGCGAGCGGGGTGCCCTTTACGCAGATGGACATGGACGTGGCCGCACGCGTGGCGCTGGTGGGGCAGACGGTCGTAGGCAATCTGTTCGAACCAGGCGAGGAGCCGGTGGGGGCGACTATCCGGCTCAAGAATGTGCCCTTCACGGTGATCGGTGTGTTGTCTCCCAAAGGCCAGTCAGCGCAGGGGACGGATCAAGACGACATTGTTTTCATCCCCTTTACCACAGCAGAGCGGAAAGTGCTGGGGACACAGTTCCTTGGCTCCATCGGGGCCATCTTCGCCTCCACTGACCGGACGGAAGATCTGCCGGAGGCCGACGCGCAGATCCGCGAGGTGCTGCGGGCGCGGCACAGGCTCCAGCCCGAGCAGGCGGATGATTTTACCATCCGCACGCAGGTCGACATCGCCTCGGTGCAGGAGGGGACGGGGCAGACGCTTACGGTCATGATGTTTGCCATCGCCTCCATCTCGTTGCTCGTTGGCGGCATCGGCATCATGAATATTCTCTTAGTGTCCGTGACGGAGCGGACGCGCGAGATTGGCGTGCGGATGGCCGTAGGCGCCAAGCGGCGTCATATTCTTTTGCAGTTTCTGATCGAGGCTATGACATTGAGTCTCTTCGGCGGGCTGCTGGGGATCGTGATGGGTGTGCTGTCGGCGCGTATGACGACGGCGATTGCCGGATGGCCGACGATCATCTCGGTCGAATCCATCGTCTCTGCCTTCGCCTTCTCGCTTGTCGTTGGTCTGTTCTTTGGGCTGTACCCGGCCAACAAAGCGTCACGATTGAATCCGATTGATGCGTTGAGATACGAGTGA